A single genomic interval of Hydractinia symbiolongicarpus strain clone_291-10 chromosome 8, HSymV2.1, whole genome shotgun sequence harbors:
- the LOC130654139 gene encoding uncharacterized protein LOC130654139 gives MQLGRTRSHTLREKKPARNINTGSLDAINKSMTSLAFTSRARTQSLAENVIRGQETYEFEIPSLSNPLVNTPPQQRRNRSRTLVEEIDLTMYKDKTKEKKTDVSDCCYNQDRTHEIGKIKCSLQFLKNKILIEILGVDVKHHPSSFVNGSTWIIKPLMKIEVKKNNQSPTVKRKQSVFQSITQKTEAVWTTGYCCELPFKNKQPSDYNLRLTLYDADRHNTELVIGYFHVPIENIAQAENALFVEDEIVPNSQSSYATPRGEIVTRLRWNSNTKSFDGEILSCHYEKYSSESNTEKELFVKATLIVGSEEVMEHKTGIFSSATDVSIDKKFNFLLGSPHHIHNTNILLQLFEKHSTTNECVGRSLIGPYMPFTEMNNTQSCWEKMIIDPNKDIEYRAIVYQ, from the exons ATGCAGCTTGGAAGAACGAGATCGCATACGCTCAGAGAAAAGAAACCAGCACGGAACATTAACActg GTTCACTTGATGCCATCAACAAAAGTATGACCAGCCTGGCATTTACGTCTCGAGCTCGCACTCAAAGTTTAGCAGAAAATGTCATACGTGGCCAAG AAACATACGAATTTGAGATACCTTCATTGTCAAATCCATTAGTAAACACTCCTCCGCAGCAAAGAAGAAACAGAAGTAGAACATTAGTAGAAGAAATTGATTTAACAATGTATAAAGACAAAACGAAGGAGAAAAAAACTGACGTTTCTGATTGTTGTTATAATCAAGACAGAACGCATGAGATTGGGAAAATAAAATGTTCgttgcagtttttgaaaaataagattttaattGAAATTCTTGGTGTGGATGTCAAACATCACCCATCATCTTTCGTTAATGGTTCCACATGGATAATAAAGCCATTAATGAAaattgaagttaaaaaaaataaccaatCACCGactgtaaaaagaaaacaatccgTATTTCAAAGTATAACACAAAAAACTGAAGCTGTATGGACTACTGGTTATTGTTGTGAACTACCTTTTAAAAATAAGCAACCATCAGATTATAATCTTCGCCTAACATTATATGATGCAGACCGACATAACACAGAACTAGTTATAGGTTATTTTCACGTGCCAATTGAAAATATTGCCCAGGCTGAAAATGCACTTTTTGTTGAAGACGAAATTGTGCCTAATTCACAG TCAAGTTACGCAACACCACGAGGTGAAATAGTTACCAGGTTAAGATGGAATTCAAATACGAAAAGCTTCGATGGTGAAATTTTATCTTGCCATTATGAGAAATATTCAAGTGAATCAAACACAGAGAAGG AACTTTTCGTTAAAGCAACGTTAATTGTTGGTAGCGAGGAAGTAATGGAGCACAAAACAGGAATCTTTTCATCCGCTACAGATGTTTCAATCGATAAAAAGTTCAACTTCCTTCTCGGTTCTCCACATCATATTCACAATACAAACATTCTGTTACAGTTATTTGAAAAACACTCAACAACAAACGAATGCGTTGGAAGATCGTTGATTGGTCCTTATATGCCCTTCACAGAGATGAACAATACTCAGTCATGCTGGGAGAAAATGATCATTGATCCAAACAAGGATATTGAATATCGCGCTATTGTTTACCAGTAG
- the LOC130654140 gene encoding eukaryotic translation elongation factor 1 epsilon-1-like: MATHVVYLNGTKNLDNLLGFLKVNSSLVKFDKKKNVGLNEGPVYFVDDIKISGHNTVAKTLVNLSDHKFLLGQNEFEQAEVDQWLDFCQCNLTGGDSLQTKSICKNLNAYLSDKTYFVNDTLTLADIMMCSYLRKEMVSLTCAEREELINLTRWYNQMQSLPGLLQKSKPILIQRTLLY, encoded by the exons atggcgaCCCATGTGGTGTATCTAAATGGTACAAAAAACCTTGATAATTTGTTGGGATTTCTCAAAGTAAATTCATCGTTAGTTAAGTTTGATAAGAAGAAGAATGTTGGATTAAATGAG ggTCCAGTCTACTTTGTTgatgacatcaaaatatctggACATAATACAGTGGCTAAAACATTGGTGAATTTATCCGACCATAAGTTTTTATTGGGCCAGAATGAATTCGAACAGGCGGAAGTGGATCAATGGCTTGATTTCTGTCAATGTAATCTCACTGGCGGTGACAGTTTGCAGACAAAATCGATCTGCAAG aaTTTGAATGCTTATTTATCagacaaaacatattttgtGAACGACACTTTGACACTAGCGGACATCATGATGTGTTCGTACCTTCGAAAAGAAATG GTCAGTCTAACTTGCGCTGAGAGAGAAGAACTGATCAACTTAACAAGATGGTATAATCAG atgCAAAGTTTACCAGGACTTTTACAAAAATCCAAGCCGATTCTAATTCAACGTACATTgttgtattaa
- the LOC130653691 gene encoding PR domain zinc finger protein 14-like — protein sequence MDFYPRLPYGSYKKLYGQFYNPPYHTYPCSQGVRGYEKPPVPLYPVTPIYPMKEKRLVIKEAKKIYHFTTGDVDAVLYGYLRDESNVIPQLHSLSGVRFENHNPSDTLQPITKGKLCTTRIPHPELPNSYTIPLILDQNSKHFSLFLGVFTNEVISKGTRFGPYAGSIVNPHDIENAKMGHPQSWEVFNGGKLSHFINGSSNPHNWMKLVNNARYSSEQNLALVQNRLDLYYEVIEDIKPGQELLVWYGDEYVKYMELPMSLNERGTAPLTPSPPTQPAAVGSFPCKRCGKIFSYEYYREKHLKYTRCVDMGDRKYPCHLCQRSFEKKDRLRIHILHVHQKYRPHVCKICGKRFSQSSSLNKHSRVHTGERPYSCPHCPKSFTASSILRTHLRQHNGERPFKCKFCGKAFASHAAHDSHVRRTHDKLKICSCRICGKTFSMEFELKFHLSTHTTAEIANLEDDSNNNTPYLDGNNKKRTLSEKSDSSLIIDV from the exons ATGGACTTCTATCCAAGATTACCGTATGGTAGCTACAAAAAGTTGTATGGACAGTTCTACAATCCACCGTATCACACATACCCTTGCAGCCAGGGTGTTAGAGGATATGAAAAACCACCTGTACCCTTGTACCCAGTAACGCCTATCTACCCGATGAAGGAGAAGAGGTTGGTGATCAAGGAGGCAAAGAAGATATATCACTTTACAACCGGTGATGTAGACGCAGTATTGTATGGTTACTTGAGAGACGAGAGTAATGTCATCCCACAGTTACATTCGCTATCTGGTGTGCGTTTTGAAAACCATAATCCTTCGG ATACTCTGCAGCCAATTACAAAAGGCAAACTATGCACAACCCGTATTCCTCACCCGGAATTACCA AATTCATATACCATACCTCTCATTTTAgatcaaaattcaaaacatttttccctttttttaggCGTGTTCACCAATGAAGTTATTTCTAAAGGAACAAGATTCGGACCATACGCAGGTTCTATAGTCAACCCACATGATATCGAGAACGCCAAGATGGGTCATCCTCAGAGTTGGGAG GTATTTAATGGTGGCAAGCTGAGTCATTTTATTAACGGATCCAGTAATCCTCACAACTGGATGAAATTAGTGAACAACGCCAGATACAGCAGTGAACAGAATCTCGCCCTGGTGCAAAACCGGTTAGACTTATATTATGAAGTGATAGAAGATATAAAACCGGGTCAAGAATTGCTAGTGTGGTATGGTGATGAATATGTCAAGTATATGGAGCTACCAATGTCTCTCAACGAACGTGGTACAGCCCCCTTAACACCCAGTCCACCTACGCAAC cGGCTGCAGTGGGCAGTTTTCCGTGTAAAAGATGTGGAAAGATATTCTCCTACGAATACTATCGCGAGAAGCATTTAAAATACACCCGATGTGTCGACATGGGCGACAGAAAATACCCATGCCATCTTTGTCAGCGTTCATTTGAGAAGAAGGATCGCCTTCGTATACATATTTTGCACGTACATCAAAAATACCGACCGCATGTTTGCAAAATATGTGGTAAAAGATTCTCCCAGTCGAGCAGTTTAAATAAACATTCGCGTGTTCATACTGGAGAACGACCATACTCGTGCCCACATTGTCCGAAATCCTTCACAGCTTCGTCCATTTTGCGGACACATCTTCGCCAACACAACGGAGAACGCCCTTTCAAATGTAAATTTTGTGGTAAAGCATTTGCGTCACATGCTGCACATGACAGTCACGTGAGACGTACTCATGATAAACTGAAAATCTGCTCATGCAGAATTTGCGGGAAAACATTCTCCATGGAATTCGAACTAAAGTTTCATTTAAGCACGCACACCACCGCAGAGATTGCAAATCTTGAAGACGACAGCAATAACAACACGCCTTATTTGGATGGGAACAATAAGAAGAGAACTTTATCAGAAAAAAGCGACAGTTCGCTTATTATAGATGTTTAA